One Glutamicibacter halophytocola DNA segment encodes these proteins:
- a CDS encoding NAD(P)H-quinone oxidoreductase, with product MNAYIYNAGGGPEVIELTERQIPAAGPGEVLVKVEAFGLNRADVQQRKGVYPPPPGASDIPGLEVSGSIAAVGAGVTEWSIGTRVAALLAGGGYAQYVNVPAELLIRIPDELSSVEAAALPEVSATVVSNLFIEGGLQEGQAILIHGGAGGIGSMAIQLAKAAGARVIVTASSAQKLAYCQQLGADEGINYREEDFEQRVKELTDGQGVNLILDVIGAKYLQSNINALAVDGRLVVIGLQGGTKAELNLGVMLGKRARVIATTLRSRPLEQKSEIIKQAVARVMPLVDEGKLSINVSKVFEFSDLTSAHEYFDSGEHTGKIVVRV from the coding sequence CGCTGGTGGCGGGCCAGAAGTTATTGAACTTACCGAACGGCAAATCCCTGCTGCCGGCCCCGGGGAAGTACTAGTCAAGGTCGAAGCTTTTGGTTTGAATCGGGCAGACGTCCAACAGCGAAAGGGCGTGTATCCACCTCCTCCAGGTGCCAGCGACATTCCAGGGCTGGAAGTATCCGGAAGCATTGCCGCGGTTGGTGCCGGGGTGACCGAGTGGAGCATTGGAACCCGCGTAGCGGCCCTGCTGGCCGGAGGCGGCTATGCGCAGTACGTCAACGTGCCGGCCGAACTGCTCATCAGAATCCCCGATGAACTCTCCAGCGTGGAAGCCGCCGCGCTGCCAGAAGTTTCCGCAACGGTAGTCTCCAATCTGTTCATCGAGGGCGGGCTGCAAGAAGGCCAGGCAATCTTGATTCACGGTGGCGCTGGCGGCATCGGTTCCATGGCGATTCAACTGGCCAAGGCGGCCGGCGCACGGGTGATTGTCACGGCGTCATCGGCCCAGAAGCTTGCGTACTGCCAGCAGCTGGGAGCTGATGAGGGCATCAACTACCGAGAAGAGGATTTTGAGCAGCGCGTCAAGGAACTGACCGATGGACAGGGAGTGAACCTGATCCTTGACGTTATCGGAGCCAAGTACCTGCAGAGCAACATCAATGCGCTCGCCGTGGATGGGCGTTTGGTAGTTATTGGCCTGCAGGGAGGAACGAAAGCTGAACTGAATCTGGGCGTGATGCTCGGAAAGCGGGCGCGGGTGATCGCCACGACTCTCCGGTCCAGGCCGCTGGAGCAGAAGAGCGAGATCATCAAGCAGGCCGTCGCACGAGTGATGCCGTTGGTCGATGAGGGCAAACTGTCCATCAACGTGTCCAAAGTCTTCGAATTTTCCGATCTGACTAGTGCTCATGAGTATTTTGATTCAGGTGAGCACACGGGAAAGATCGTCGTGAGGGTTTAG
- a CDS encoding carbon starvation CstA family protein: MLTLSAQNTLPPAGVDPEVAQREEKRWTPLRIAVWIAIALIGGIAWSFLAFSRGETINAIWFVFAAVATYLIAYRFYSKFIERKIVKPDDFRATPAESVNNGRDFVPTDRRVLFGHHFAAIAGAGPLVGPILAAQMGYLPGTIWIIVGVVLAGAVQDYLVMFFSMRRGGRSLGQMAREELGLIGGTAALIATLTIMIIITAILALVVVNALGESAWGVYSVGLTIPIALFMGIYLRFIRPGKVLEISIIGFVLLMFAIISGRWIAESPWGAEFFHLDRTTIAWAIIIYGIIAAVLPVWLLLAPRDYLSTFMKIGVIGLLAVAIIIVRPEITVPAFSEFAGRADGPVVSGHIFPFLFVTIACGALSGFHALISSGTTPKLVEKEKQTRFLGYGGMLMESMVAIMALVAAISIDRGVYFAMNSSAAATGGTVETAVAFVNSLGLAGVNLEPNTLTELAANVGETSVVSRTGGAPTLAVGIAHIMHQWFGGTAMMGFWYHFAIMFEALFILTAVDAGTRVARFMLQDTIGNFFPKFKDTSWRPGVWICTLVMVAGWGYILILGVTDPLGGINTFFPLFGIANQLLAAIALAVVMTIIAKRNNFKYLWVVALPLAFTVVVTFVASWQKIFSTNAKVGYFANHNAYKEALANGETSLGSAKTVEAMEAVVRNTGVQGWLSVLFLLLTAVVIVTAVMATIKAKKNGGGNDTEDPAVPSKMYAPSGLISTPAEKQLEKEWKQVPAASQIQRGGH, translated from the coding sequence ATGCTCACCTTGAGTGCCCAAAATACGCTGCCCCCGGCCGGCGTTGATCCTGAAGTCGCCCAACGCGAAGAAAAGCGTTGGACGCCTTTGCGGATCGCCGTCTGGATTGCCATCGCCCTGATTGGTGGCATTGCCTGGTCTTTCCTTGCCTTTTCGCGAGGAGAAACCATCAATGCGATTTGGTTTGTCTTCGCGGCCGTGGCCACGTACCTGATCGCCTACCGGTTCTACTCGAAGTTCATCGAACGCAAGATCGTCAAGCCCGATGATTTCCGCGCAACCCCGGCAGAGTCGGTGAACAACGGGCGCGACTTCGTGCCCACCGACCGCCGTGTGCTCTTCGGGCACCACTTCGCGGCTATCGCCGGTGCCGGCCCGCTGGTTGGCCCGATTCTGGCAGCCCAGATGGGCTACCTGCCGGGAACGATCTGGATTATTGTCGGTGTAGTTTTGGCCGGCGCAGTCCAGGACTACCTGGTGATGTTCTTCTCGATGCGCCGTGGCGGGCGTTCGCTGGGCCAGATGGCCCGCGAGGAACTCGGCTTGATCGGCGGCACCGCCGCCCTGATCGCCACGCTGACCATCATGATCATCATTACTGCCATCCTGGCACTAGTTGTGGTCAACGCCTTGGGCGAATCCGCATGGGGCGTGTACTCGGTGGGCCTGACCATTCCGATCGCCTTGTTCATGGGCATTTACCTTCGCTTCATCCGCCCGGGCAAGGTTCTGGAAATCTCCATCATCGGCTTTGTCCTGTTGATGTTCGCGATCATCTCAGGGCGCTGGATCGCCGAATCGCCGTGGGGTGCTGAATTCTTCCACCTGGATCGCACCACCATTGCCTGGGCCATCATCATCTACGGCATCATCGCCGCCGTTCTTCCGGTCTGGCTGTTGCTGGCTCCGCGTGATTACCTGTCCACGTTCATGAAGATCGGCGTCATCGGCCTGCTGGCCGTAGCCATCATTATTGTGCGCCCGGAAATCACGGTTCCTGCGTTCTCCGAGTTCGCCGGGCGCGCCGATGGCCCGGTGGTTTCCGGGCATATCTTCCCGTTCCTCTTCGTGACCATTGCCTGTGGCGCGCTCTCGGGCTTCCATGCACTGATCTCCTCGGGCACCACCCCGAAGCTGGTTGAAAAGGAGAAGCAGACCCGCTTCCTGGGCTACGGGGGCATGCTGATGGAATCCATGGTGGCCATCATGGCGCTGGTTGCAGCGATCTCGATTGACCGTGGCGTGTACTTTGCCATGAACTCGTCGGCGGCAGCTACCGGCGGCACCGTGGAAACCGCGGTAGCGTTTGTGAACTCGCTGGGCCTTGCCGGCGTGAATCTGGAACCGAATACCCTCACCGAGCTGGCGGCCAACGTGGGCGAGACCAGTGTGGTTTCGCGCACCGGTGGCGCGCCGACCCTGGCTGTGGGCATCGCCCACATCATGCACCAATGGTTCGGCGGCACCGCGATGATGGGCTTCTGGTACCACTTCGCCATCATGTTCGAGGCACTGTTCATCCTCACCGCAGTTGACGCTGGCACCCGCGTGGCCCGCTTCATGCTTCAGGACACCATCGGCAACTTCTTCCCGAAGTTCAAGGACACCTCATGGCGTCCCGGGGTGTGGATTTGCACCCTGGTCATGGTGGCTGGATGGGGATACATCCTCATCCTGGGCGTGACCGACCCGCTCGGCGGCATCAACACCTTCTTCCCGCTCTTCGGCATTGCCAACCAGCTGTTGGCGGCAATCGCCTTGGCCGTGGTGATGACGATCATCGCCAAGCGGAACAACTTCAAATACCTGTGGGTTGTCGCGCTGCCGCTGGCCTTCACCGTGGTGGTCACCTTCGTCGCCAGCTGGCAGAAGATCTTCTCAACCAATGCCAAGGTCGGCTATTTCGCCAACCATAATGCCTACAAGGAGGCGCTGGCCAACGGCGAAACTTCCCTCGGTTCGGCCAAGACAGTTGAAGCGATGGAAGCCGTGGTCCGCAATACCGGAGTTCAGGGTTGGCTGTCGGTGCTCTTCTTGCTGCTGACCGCGGTGGTGATTGTCACCGCTGTCATGGCGACCATCAAGGCCAAGAAGAACGGTGGCGGAAACGATACAGAGGATCCCGCTGTTCCTTCCAAGATGTACGCACCCTCGGGGCTGATTTCCACTCCTGCCGAAAAGCAGCTGGAGAAGGAATGGAAGCAGGTTCCGGCGGCATCACAAATTCAGCGTGGCGGCCACTAG
- a CDS encoding YbdD/YjiX family protein produces the protein MSSLMERLSQAKKFVDGVLGADKYQHYLEHQARTHPDQKPMSEREFWKDYTDWQEKNPEGRCC, from the coding sequence ATGTCTTCGCTGATGGAACGCCTCTCGCAGGCCAAGAAGTTTGTGGACGGTGTGCTGGGAGCGGATAAATACCAGCACTATCTGGAACACCAAGCCCGCACCCATCCGGACCAGAAACCGATGAGTGAACGGGAATTCTGGAAGGACTACACCGACTGGCAAGAGAAGAATCCCGAAGGGCGTTGCTGCTAG
- a CDS encoding aldo/keto reductase, translated as MTQTIPTSKFLDGNTIDQLGYGVWQVKDDEAEVAVGKALKAGYRHIDTAKIYGNEAGVGRAVAASGIAREDLFITTKVWNADQGYEKTIAAAQASLERLGLDYVDLYLIHWLQPKRGTYVDTWKALIQLQKDGKAKSIGVCNFTVEALEELYTETGVRPVINQVETHPYFPQAELRAYEAEHGILHESWSPLGQGGDLLKDPVLEGIAKKHGASVAQVVIAWHLALGNVVIPKSVTDARIVENFESLKVALDAEDIEAIATLDRGPEGRIAADPATADFE; from the coding sequence ATGACCCAAACAATACCCACAAGTAAGTTCCTCGACGGAAACACCATTGACCAGCTGGGTTACGGCGTCTGGCAGGTCAAGGACGACGAAGCGGAAGTAGCTGTTGGCAAGGCGCTGAAGGCTGGCTACCGCCACATCGACACCGCAAAGATCTACGGCAATGAGGCTGGCGTCGGCCGCGCAGTTGCCGCAAGCGGCATTGCCCGTGAAGACCTCTTCATCACCACCAAGGTCTGGAACGCGGACCAGGGCTATGAGAAGACCATCGCAGCTGCCCAGGCATCGCTGGAGCGCCTTGGCTTGGACTATGTCGACCTGTACCTTATCCACTGGCTGCAGCCGAAGCGCGGCACCTACGTGGACACCTGGAAGGCGCTGATCCAGCTGCAGAAGGACGGCAAAGCGAAGTCCATCGGCGTCTGCAACTTCACCGTAGAAGCCCTTGAAGAGCTCTACACCGAAACCGGTGTGCGCCCGGTGATCAACCAGGTGGAAACCCACCCGTACTTTCCGCAGGCCGAACTGCGCGCCTACGAAGCGGAACACGGCATCCTGCATGAGTCGTGGTCGCCACTGGGCCAGGGCGGGGACCTGCTCAAGGACCCAGTGCTCGAAGGCATCGCCAAGAAGCATGGCGCCTCGGTGGCACAGGTTGTCATCGCCTGGCATCTGGCCCTGGGCAACGTCGTGATCCCGAAGTCCGTGACCGATGCGCGCATCGTCGAGAACTTCGAATCCCTGAAGGTAGCCCTTGACGCTGAAGATATCGAAGCGATCGCTACCCTGGATCGTGGACCCGAAGGGCGCATCGCGGCTGACCCCGCTACTGCCGACTTCGAATAG
- a CDS encoding EthD family reductase — protein MHKLIVLYPEPVDRDAFIKYYEETHLPLAAKLPGLRAWRYSTGISPDAQGQAAGYFAIFEAEFSDVEAFRTAMGSPEGQAVAADVPNYATGGAITLDYEITGGS, from the coding sequence ATGCACAAGCTCATCGTCCTATATCCAGAACCAGTTGATCGCGACGCCTTTATCAAATACTACGAAGAGACCCACTTGCCGCTCGCGGCAAAGCTTCCAGGGCTTCGTGCGTGGCGCTACTCGACCGGGATTTCCCCGGACGCGCAAGGCCAGGCAGCTGGGTACTTCGCGATTTTCGAGGCCGAGTTCAGCGATGTTGAAGCCTTCCGCACTGCGATGGGCTCACCCGAGGGTCAAGCTGTCGCCGCTGACGTTCCCAACTACGCTACCGGGGGAGCAATAACACTCGACTATGAAATCACCGGTGGAAGCTAA
- a CDS encoding alpha/beta hydrolase, producing MPVRSSKLRLIAVATLLAFAGLTSCSAGSTLPDSEGTDATPSASSVEAPQGLESYYSQQIDWEKCGDVIECATIKVPLDYADPTGDSIDLALNRRVSEGASRNLLVNPGGPGGSGLDMVESSVQAMFSADLQKAYNVIGFDPRGVGESTPITCQSDAETDEGRQENLRAWLPEDQEQIVEETEHYAADCAANTGKLLGHVDTVSAAKDMDVIRAVLGDKQLDYLGFSYGTFLGATYADLFPHKVGRFVLDGAMDPKSQAADLTKAQAVGFEHEIEAWLAQCVESEGCPFSGTVESAKVQLQQFFAQVENEPMTSSDGRTVPIIDFVNGFILPLYDNSNWPYLTQAMASAVNDGNVDAILGFADLAADRQADGTYGSNSSDAFAAINCLDRPMNADAEAMGKEATELMRVAPTLGKYLSYGEIACDAWDHKPTGKAGALDAKGSSEILVVGTTSDPATPYQWSQSLAKQLDNATLLTYQGHGHTAYGRSNDCITEAVDGYLIDGKAPAPDTQC from the coding sequence GTGCCTGTACGCTCATCCAAACTGCGTTTAATTGCGGTGGCGACCCTGCTGGCCTTTGCCGGGCTGACCAGTTGCTCCGCTGGATCGACGCTCCCTGACTCCGAAGGGACCGACGCCACTCCGAGCGCCAGCAGCGTCGAAGCCCCGCAAGGACTGGAGAGCTACTACTCCCAGCAGATCGATTGGGAGAAATGCGGCGATGTTATTGAATGCGCCACGATCAAGGTGCCGCTGGACTATGCAGACCCAACCGGTGACAGCATCGACCTTGCACTGAACCGGCGTGTTTCCGAGGGAGCCAGCCGAAACCTGCTCGTGAATCCTGGCGGTCCCGGTGGTTCTGGGCTGGATATGGTCGAATCTTCGGTGCAAGCCATGTTCAGTGCAGACTTGCAAAAGGCCTACAACGTGATCGGCTTTGACCCGCGTGGCGTGGGTGAAAGCACCCCGATCACTTGCCAGAGCGATGCCGAGACCGACGAAGGAAGGCAGGAGAACCTGCGCGCCTGGTTGCCTGAAGATCAAGAACAGATCGTCGAGGAAACCGAGCACTACGCGGCCGATTGCGCGGCCAACACCGGGAAACTCTTGGGCCACGTTGATACGGTCTCGGCTGCCAAGGACATGGATGTCATCCGCGCGGTGCTCGGGGACAAGCAATTGGACTATCTCGGGTTCTCCTACGGAACCTTCCTCGGGGCAACCTATGCGGACCTGTTCCCGCACAAGGTGGGTCGCTTTGTCCTTGATGGAGCCATGGATCCAAAAAGCCAGGCCGCTGACCTGACCAAGGCGCAGGCCGTTGGTTTTGAGCACGAGATTGAAGCTTGGCTGGCCCAGTGCGTTGAATCCGAAGGCTGCCCTTTCAGCGGAACGGTGGAATCCGCCAAGGTGCAGTTGCAGCAGTTCTTCGCCCAGGTCGAGAACGAGCCCATGACCTCCAGCGATGGCCGCACCGTGCCAATCATCGATTTTGTCAACGGCTTCATCTTGCCGCTGTACGACAATTCAAATTGGCCGTACCTGACCCAGGCCATGGCATCAGCGGTGAATGACGGGAACGTCGATGCCATTCTCGGATTTGCCGACCTCGCCGCCGATCGGCAGGCCGATGGAACTTACGGCTCGAATTCCAGCGATGCGTTTGCTGCCATCAATTGCTTGGATCGGCCAATGAATGCCGATGCTGAGGCAATGGGGAAGGAAGCCACCGAGCTGATGCGCGTAGCTCCGACGCTGGGCAAGTATCTGTCCTACGGCGAGATCGCCTGTGACGCATGGGATCACAAGCCCACTGGCAAGGCTGGAGCGCTGGACGCCAAGGGTTCCAGCGAGATCCTCGTCGTTGGTACGACCTCGGATCCTGCAACCCCGTACCAGTGGTCGCAGTCGCTGGCCAAGCAGTTGGATAACGCCACGCTATTGACCTACCAAGGGCATGGGCACACTGCCTACGGCCGTTCCAATGACTGCATCACCGAAGCGGTCGATGGCTACCTGATTGACGGGAAGGCCCCGGCACCGGATACACAGTGCTGA
- a CDS encoding DNA polymerase III subunit delta' — protein MSRPVFGDLAGQQRVIDTLCAEVDRGNPTHAWLVTGPPGSGRTTAARAFAAALQCTTSPAGCGECENCKLVLASSHPDVSFVSTDKFEYQIADVRHLITRAQESASTGRWRIIIIEDADRMSERSTNVLLKAIEEPPARMIWILCAPSPADVLVTIRSRCRAVNLSVPSTADVADLLVRRDGLDPQQALFAARVSQSHIGVARLLARDEQARIQREKVVTLPLRTTTLPQAMAAAAEISKLATERAENITGTDLQKKTEQLRHANGLGPEETIPPGLRGQFKALEEDAKRFARRASFDALDRTLTDLTTFFRDVLSLQLGTGIELINEHLREKLEAYSQGQSKEKSLAQLDAINQTRSRLAANVNQLMALEALMTRLLPNPGRR, from the coding sequence GTGAGCCGCCCGGTCTTTGGCGATCTGGCTGGCCAGCAGCGCGTCATCGATACGCTGTGCGCCGAGGTCGACCGCGGCAATCCAACCCATGCGTGGCTGGTCACCGGCCCTCCTGGCTCGGGGCGAACTACGGCGGCCCGCGCCTTTGCGGCAGCCTTGCAGTGCACCACCAGCCCAGCCGGCTGTGGCGAGTGCGAGAACTGCAAGCTGGTGCTCGCTTCCTCGCACCCGGACGTATCCTTTGTCTCCACCGACAAATTCGAATACCAGATTGCCGATGTCCGCCACCTGATCACCCGTGCGCAGGAAAGCGCCAGCACCGGGCGTTGGCGCATCATCATCATTGAAGACGCGGACCGCATGTCTGAACGCAGCACCAATGTGCTGCTCAAGGCCATCGAGGAACCGCCAGCGCGGATGATCTGGATCCTCTGCGCTCCCTCCCCGGCCGACGTCTTGGTCACCATCCGCTCTCGTTGCCGCGCGGTGAATCTTTCGGTGCCCTCCACCGCAGACGTGGCGGACCTCTTGGTGCGCCGCGACGGCCTTGATCCGCAGCAGGCCCTCTTCGCTGCCCGAGTCTCGCAGTCGCATATTGGCGTGGCCCGGCTGCTGGCCCGCGATGAGCAGGCACGAATCCAGCGTGAAAAGGTTGTTACCCTGCCACTGCGCACCACCACTTTGCCCCAGGCCATGGCGGCCGCCGCGGAAATCTCCAAGTTGGCCACGGAACGCGCGGAGAACATCACCGGCACCGATCTGCAGAAGAAGACCGAACAGCTGCGCCATGCCAATGGCCTCGGCCCTGAAGAAACCATTCCTCCTGGGTTGCGCGGCCAGTTCAAGGCCTTGGAAGAGGATGCGAAGCGATTCGCGCGACGTGCCAGCTTTGATGCCTTGGACCGGACTTTAACCGACTTGACCACGTTTTTCCGTGATGTCTTGAGCCTTCAGCTGGGAACCGGGATCGAGCTGATCAACGAGCATTTGCGCGAGAAGCTCGAAGCTTATTCACAAGGCCAGAGCAAAGAAAAATCGTTGGCCCAGTTGGACGCCATCAACCAGACGAGAAGCCGCTTGGCCGCCAACGTCAATCAGCTCATGGCTTTGGAAGCATTGATGACTCGACTCCTTCCGAACCCGGGTCGCCGCTAA
- the tmk gene encoding dTMP kinase, whose translation MNNESSAPAPGLFIVFEGGDGAGKSTQVALAQQWLETRGSKVITTREPGGTQISEALRSLVLEHGHGDIDSRTEALIYSAARAAHVQQVITPALAAGTHVICDRFVDSSLAYQGIGRALGIESVAGINHFATNGLKPDATIILDISAADGRARRIAAGGGVEAADRLEAEPDDFHERIRQAFLELASLEPDRYLVLDANSSVEDLHHAVTTHLAGLL comes from the coding sequence GTGAATAACGAATCGAGCGCGCCGGCCCCAGGCTTGTTCATAGTCTTTGAAGGCGGCGACGGCGCAGGCAAGTCCACGCAGGTCGCCCTCGCCCAGCAATGGCTGGAAACACGTGGGTCCAAGGTCATTACCACCCGCGAGCCAGGCGGAACCCAAATCAGCGAGGCACTGCGTTCGCTGGTACTTGAACACGGCCATGGCGATATCGATTCACGCACCGAAGCCCTGATCTACTCCGCAGCCCGGGCCGCCCACGTCCAGCAGGTCATCACCCCGGCTTTGGCCGCTGGCACCCATGTCATTTGTGACCGCTTCGTTGATTCCTCACTGGCTTATCAGGGAATCGGACGCGCCCTGGGAATTGAGTCGGTCGCAGGGATCAACCATTTCGCCACGAACGGGTTGAAGCCAGATGCCACGATCATCTTGGACATCTCTGCAGCCGATGGCCGAGCCCGGCGCATCGCTGCTGGTGGCGGTGTGGAAGCGGCCGACCGGCTGGAAGCAGAACCCGACGATTTCCACGAACGCATCCGCCAGGCCTTCCTGGAACTGGCTTCCCTGGAGCCGGACCGCTATCTCGTCCTGGATGCCAACAGCAGCGTCGAAGACCTGCACCACGCTGTCACCACACACCTGGCTGGACTGCTGTGA
- a CDS encoding trans-sulfuration enzyme family protein, with the protein MNSSSTPSAPRPEWDPKTLVVAGGRPAHAIDAPVNHPVTFTSTYHSHGQAAADERVYARFSNPTWDPFEEVLGQLEVAALPALVFSSGMAAIAAALSLVPAGGVLVMPRHSYNGSLALSSELQAAGRLSIRPVDIADTDEVIAALQGADVLWVESPTNPMLEVADLPVLLAEAQARGVLSIVDNTFATPLLQRPLASGADVVVHSVTKYLSGHSDVIMGALVTSDESLRQKLHGYRTLHGAIASPMDTFLALRGVRTMAVRIDRSQSNSQVLAQRLAEHPKVQAVRYPGLAQDPGHERAAQLMDGFGSVIAFQAGQSAEHADQVVAAFNLITGATSLGGVETLAERRARHASEPQTVPENLIRLSVGIEDVEDLWSDLKQALEQL; encoded by the coding sequence ATGAACTCCAGCAGCACGCCATCAGCTCCGCGCCCCGAGTGGGATCCGAAGACCCTTGTCGTTGCAGGTGGCCGTCCGGCCCATGCCATCGATGCACCGGTGAACCATCCGGTGACCTTCACCTCGACCTATCACTCCCATGGGCAAGCCGCTGCCGATGAACGCGTTTATGCGCGCTTCTCCAATCCGACCTGGGACCCATTTGAAGAGGTCTTGGGCCAGCTGGAAGTTGCCGCGTTGCCGGCGCTGGTATTCTCCTCGGGCATGGCTGCCATTGCTGCAGCGTTGAGCTTGGTTCCCGCCGGTGGCGTGCTGGTAATGCCAAGGCATTCCTATAACGGTTCGCTGGCCCTGAGCTCGGAATTGCAAGCTGCCGGCCGGCTGAGCATTCGCCCGGTGGATATTGCCGACACCGATGAAGTGATCGCCGCCTTGCAGGGTGCTGACGTGCTGTGGGTGGAATCGCCGACCAACCCGATGCTGGAGGTCGCAGACCTGCCAGTGCTGCTGGCAGAAGCCCAGGCCCGCGGCGTGCTGAGCATCGTGGACAACACCTTCGCCACCCCGTTGCTGCAGCGTCCATTGGCTTCGGGAGCCGACGTAGTGGTGCACTCTGTCACCAAGTACCTCTCAGGGCACTCCGATGTCATCATGGGCGCGCTGGTGACCAGCGATGAGTCGCTGCGCCAGAAGCTGCATGGCTACCGGACCTTGCATGGCGCCATCGCCTCCCCGATGGATACCTTCCTGGCCTTGCGTGGTGTACGCACCATGGCGGTGCGCATCGATCGTTCGCAGAGCAACAGCCAGGTGCTGGCACAGCGCCTGGCCGAACACCCCAAGGTGCAGGCGGTGCGCTACCCCGGCCTGGCACAGGATCCAGGACATGAGCGCGCTGCGCAGCTGATGGACGGCTTCGGTTCGGTGATCGCCTTCCAAGCGGGGCAGAGCGCCGAGCACGCCGACCAGGTTGTCGCTGCCTTCAACCTCATTACCGGAGCGACATCCCTGGGAGGGGTGGAAACCTTGGCCGAGCGCCGGGCACGCCATGCGTCGGAGCCGCAGACCGTTCCCGAGAACCTGATCCGCCTCTCGGTCGGGATTGAAGATGTCGAGGACTTGTGGTCGGATCTGAAGCAGGCGCTGGAACAGCTCTAG
- a CDS encoding DUF2516 family protein translates to MSMMYVAHLIEYYLMLALSVIILVLAVWAVIDCLRHGAQRFAQEGKRTKGFWTGLTAASAVVSLLGILSGGGIGFLQLIGACIACVYLADVKPAVSGWYNY, encoded by the coding sequence ATGTCCATGATGTATGTTGCCCACCTGATCGAGTACTACTTGATGCTGGCTCTGAGCGTGATCATTCTGGTGCTCGCGGTCTGGGCGGTAATTGACTGCTTGCGCCATGGTGCACAGCGCTTTGCGCAGGAAGGCAAGCGCACCAAAGGCTTTTGGACCGGCCTGACGGCTGCCAGTGCCGTTGTCTCGTTGCTGGGCATCCTCAGCGGGGGTGGAATCGGCTTCTTGCAGTTGATTGGTGCCTGCATTGCCTGTGTCTACCTGGCCGATGTGAAACCAGCAGTCAGCGGCTGGTACAACTACTAG
- a CDS encoding phosphoglyceromutase, giving the protein MSHTLILLRHGQSEWNEKNLFTGWYDVSLTEQGRAEASRGGQLLAEAGYKPEVLHTSLLTRAIVTANLALEAAGRSWIPVNRDWRLNERHYGALQGKDKAQTLAEFGEEQFMEWRRSYDTPPPALDDASEFSQINDERYAALGDSAPRTECLKDVLDRMLPYWENNIKADLSAGKTVMVTAHGNSLRALVKHLDGISDEDIANLNIPTGIPLVYELDDNFQPITAGGTYLDPAAAADAIKAVANQGRK; this is encoded by the coding sequence ATGAGTCACACTTTGATCTTGCTTCGCCACGGGCAGAGCGAATGGAATGAAAAGAATCTGTTCACCGGCTGGTACGACGTATCGCTGACCGAACAGGGCCGTGCTGAAGCATCACGCGGCGGCCAGTTGCTGGCAGAAGCCGGATACAAGCCAGAGGTGCTGCATACCTCGCTGTTGACCCGTGCGATTGTCACCGCCAACCTGGCCTTGGAGGCCGCAGGCCGCTCGTGGATCCCAGTGAACCGCGACTGGCGCCTGAACGAACGCCACTACGGCGCGCTGCAGGGCAAGGACAAGGCGCAGACCTTGGCCGAGTTCGGCGAAGAGCAGTTCATGGAATGGCGCCGCAGCTACGACACCCCGCCACCAGCCCTGGACGACGCTTCGGAATTCAGCCAGATCAACGACGAGCGCTACGCCGCCCTGGGCGATTCCGCACCACGCACCGAGTGCCTCAAGGACGTGCTCGACCGCATGCTTCCCTACTGGGAAAACAACATCAAGGCAGATTTGTCCGCAGGCAAGACCGTTATGGTCACCGCCCACGGCAATTCGCTGCGTGCATTGGTCAAGCACCTTGACGGCATCAGCGATGAAGACATCGCCAACCTGAACATCCCAACCGGCATCCCGCTGGTCTATGAGCTGGACGACAATTTCCAGCCGATCACCGCCGGCGGAACCTACTTGGATCCTGCAGCTGCGGCCGACGCCATCAAGGCTGTCGCAAACCAGGGACGCAAGTAA
- a CDS encoding DUF4193 domain-containing protein, whose amino-acid sequence MATDYDEVRPDVAEARKASLDAVKSANAPDAKSVVRELDEADHTDGMDLPGADLSNEELTVTVIPQKDDEFICGSCFLIRHRSQLVREEGNVGFCVECEG is encoded by the coding sequence GTGGCAACTGATTACGATGAAGTCCGCCCAGACGTTGCTGAGGCACGTAAGGCTTCTCTGGATGCGGTTAAGTCCGCAAACGCACCGGACGCCAAGTCCGTCGTGCGCGAGCTCGACGAAGCCGATCACACTGATGGTATGGATCTGCCAGGTGCAGATTTGTCCAACGAGGAACTGACGGTTACCGTCATTCCACAGAAAGACGACGAGTTCATCTGTGGCTCGTGCTTCTTGATTCGCCACCGCTCACAGCTGGTTCGCGAAGAAGGCAATGTAGGTTTCTGCGTAGAGTGCGAAGGCTAA